In Synechococcus sp. KORDI-52, one genomic interval encodes:
- the recO gene encoding DNA repair protein RecO yields MAERRLTGLALKVGPLGEHDRLLSLLSDAEGVSRFAVPGARRPKSSLAAAAPLTLLELQVGGRRGLARVRQLRVLRSFSGLGQELETLAAAQALCDLCLQLAAQDPVEGLLATMQVHLERLEEHRADPELVLAGTVQACIHLLTLGGYGLPLQTCCLTGDPLEPPLGQWDWRCSLLPQDGFAIDEQPGAAIQLNPSELALLQRLPRAELPRRHDGELMGPPAVWRRLLRVVEVWSRTHLNRPSKALAMLRETLLTGA; encoded by the coding sequence ATGGCAGAACGACGCCTCACCGGACTCGCCCTCAAGGTTGGCCCCCTCGGCGAACATGACCGCCTGCTGAGCCTGCTGAGTGATGCAGAAGGCGTCAGCCGCTTCGCTGTTCCTGGCGCTCGCCGGCCCAAGAGCAGTCTTGCCGCCGCGGCCCCCCTCACCCTGCTGGAGCTGCAGGTGGGAGGACGCCGCGGCCTGGCCCGGGTGCGTCAACTGCGGGTGCTGCGCAGTTTCTCCGGTCTCGGGCAAGAGCTGGAAACCCTCGCTGCGGCACAGGCGCTGTGTGATCTATGCCTTCAACTGGCGGCCCAGGACCCCGTGGAGGGGCTGCTGGCCACCATGCAAGTGCACCTTGAACGTCTGGAAGAGCACCGAGCCGATCCGGAGCTGGTGTTGGCCGGCACCGTGCAGGCCTGCATCCATCTGCTCACCCTGGGTGGTTATGGATTACCGCTGCAGACCTGCTGCCTGACGGGCGATCCACTGGAACCACCACTGGGCCAGTGGGACTGGCGCTGCAGCCTGCTTCCGCAGGATGGCTTTGCCATCGACGAGCAACCCGGGGCGGCCATCCAGCTGAATCCCTCCGAACTGGCCCTGCTCCAGCGGCTGCCCCGTGCCGAGCTCCCCCGTCGCCATGACGGTGAACTGATGGGTCCCCCGGCCGTGTGGCGCCGGCTGCTGCGGGTTGTCGAGGTCTGGAGCCGGACACATCTCAACCGCCCCAGCAAAGCCCTGGCCATGCTGCGGGAAACGCTGCTGACAGGGGCGTGA
- a CDS encoding deoxyribose-phosphate aldolase gives MADPAPELPDLPPRLDQAILDPLLTLEQLQTLCDSGVQEGVRAICTTPQHLPLLRERIGGTDSGPLLVAAIGFPFGAIPAELKLAEAEWCAAHGAQEFDVVPDFSALVNGNSGAFAEELSALCDLGCPVRAILDMARLETEQLELAVEAAIDAGAAGLQTGNGFGPPCHADQIRALQQLIRKRCAIKGAGGIHNLSHAGDLLLAGADLLGTSSAPALLQAQRRPAA, from the coding sequence ATGGCTGATCCAGCCCCAGAGCTCCCCGACCTGCCGCCGCGGCTGGATCAGGCGATCCTGGACCCCTTGTTGACCCTGGAGCAGCTGCAGACCCTCTGTGATTCCGGGGTGCAGGAGGGGGTCCGTGCCATTTGCACCACACCACAACACCTGCCGCTGCTGCGGGAACGCATCGGAGGCACCGACTCGGGCCCACTCCTGGTGGCGGCCATCGGCTTCCCCTTCGGTGCGATTCCAGCCGAACTCAAGCTGGCGGAGGCGGAGTGGTGTGCCGCCCATGGTGCCCAGGAGTTCGATGTCGTTCCCGACTTCAGTGCCCTTGTGAACGGCAATTCAGGGGCCTTTGCCGAGGAACTGTCCGCCCTCTGCGACCTGGGGTGTCCCGTGCGGGCCATCCTGGACATGGCGCGCCTTGAAACCGAACAACTGGAGTTGGCCGTGGAGGCCGCCATCGATGCTGGCGCTGCCGGACTGCAGACCGGAAACGGCTTTGGGCCGCCATGTCATGCCGATCAGATCCGTGCGTTGCAACAGCTGATCCGCAAACGCTGCGCCATCAAGGGGGCCGGGGGCATCCACAACCTGAGCCACGCGGGAGATCTGCTGTTGGCGGGGGCGGATCTTCTGGGCACCAGCAGCGCCCCGGCACTGCTGCAGGCCCAACGGCGCCCAGCAGCCTGA
- the hpf gene encoding ribosome hibernation-promoting factor, HPF/YfiA family, with amino-acid sequence MKLLIHGRNLEITPALRDYTQTKLARVTAHFGDAVREADVHLSVARNPRVPQQTAEVTVFANGTVIRAQERSENLYASIDLAAGKLARQLRRWKERHSDHHHSHGHSASHTPSTDVVNDASPVEASLLQGREAELPNPGVRRKYFAMPPMDLDEARRQLDLIDHDFYLFREKESDQLQVIYRRNHGGYGVIQARD; translated from the coding sequence ATGAAGTTGCTGATCCATGGTCGCAACCTCGAGATCACGCCGGCTTTGCGGGATTACACCCAAACCAAATTGGCACGGGTCACAGCGCACTTCGGTGATGCTGTTCGCGAAGCGGACGTCCATCTCTCCGTGGCCCGCAATCCCCGAGTGCCGCAGCAGACCGCCGAAGTGACGGTCTTTGCCAACGGCACCGTGATCCGGGCCCAGGAACGCAGTGAAAACCTATACGCCAGCATCGATCTGGCCGCTGGAAAACTGGCCCGGCAGCTGCGCCGCTGGAAGGAACGCCACAGCGATCACCACCACAGCCATGGCCACAGCGCCAGCCACACCCCCAGCACGGATGTGGTCAACGATGCATCGCCCGTTGAAGCCTCCCTGCTGCAGGGGCGTGAGGCGGAGCTGCCGAACCCAGGTGTGCGACGCAAATATTTCGCCATGCCGCCCATGGACCTGGATGAGGCTCGCCGGCAGTTGGATCTGATCGACCACGATTTCTATCTGTTCCGGGAGAAGGAGAGCGATCAACTGCAGGTGATCTACCGACGCAACCACGGGGGGTATGGCGTGATTCAGGCTCGTGACTGA
- the lipB gene encoding lipoyl(octanoyl) transferase LipB produces the protein MPVDIGKLDTEHDSAHPRRAFLFEPGDPVRFDVAWSAQRRWQNRLLADPSAPEAVWILQHQTCYTLGRGASEEHLHFDPADPPAPLYRIDRGGEVTHHLPGQLVAYPVLDLRRRTPDLHWYLRQLEQVVLDVLAELGLEGQRLPGLTGLWLDNRKVAAIGVGCRRWITQHGLALNVDCSMQGFEQVTPCGLNGRAVGRLADWLPGLTSAEVQPLLRHALVHRFGLVWEEEAR, from the coding sequence GTGCCGGTTGATATCGGCAAGCTAGATACGGAGCACGATTCGGCCCACCCCCGGCGTGCATTTCTTTTCGAGCCCGGTGATCCGGTTCGATTCGATGTGGCCTGGTCGGCGCAACGGCGCTGGCAAAACAGGCTTCTGGCCGACCCATCGGCTCCGGAGGCGGTCTGGATCCTGCAACACCAGACTTGCTACACCCTCGGCCGCGGTGCCAGTGAAGAGCATTTGCATTTTGATCCCGCTGACCCACCGGCACCCCTGTACCGGATTGATCGTGGCGGGGAGGTGACCCATCACCTACCCGGCCAACTGGTGGCCTACCCGGTGTTGGACCTTCGGCGCCGCACTCCCGATTTGCACTGGTATCTGCGCCAGCTGGAGCAGGTCGTGTTGGATGTTCTGGCGGAGTTGGGCCTGGAGGGTCAGCGTCTGCCGGGGTTGACCGGCCTCTGGTTGGACAACCGCAAGGTCGCTGCCATCGGTGTGGGTTGTCGTCGCTGGATCACCCAGCACGGCTTGGCCCTGAACGTTGACTGTTCGATGCAGGGGTTCGAGCAGGTCACCCCCTGTGGGCTCAACGGACGTGCGGTCGGGCGGCTCGCGGACTGGTTACCAGGGCTGACGTCGGCTGAGGTGCAGCCGCTGTTGCGGCACGCCCTGGTTCATCGTTTCGGTCTGGTCTGGGAGGAGGAAGCGAGATAA
- a CDS encoding AMP-binding protein: protein MTASWSPTARETDALQRHAHVQRLSRVDAVWPWLADRHGAIAAVDAPHAAHPERFNFGELSERIATAAAAFRRHGVTEGDVVALFAENSPRWLVADQGLMRAGAADAVRGASAPVEELRYILMDCQATALVVQNAEVWRRLALSPGQETQLRFVLQLEGEPAEGTTGWEAFLASGAGSDPVRPAGGREAVATVLYTSGTTGQPKGVPLTHANLLHQMSSLACVAYPEPGAPVLSVLPIWHAYERSASYYFLSCACTQTYTTIKQLKKDLPRVRPIAMATVPRLWEAVQAGFEDVLKTFPPSRQRLLRAALANSAAQRKAVRTARNLLLEPVSSGGRLRAFGSAALRWPLHALASTLIWPKLRRQLSGGQLAYPISGGGAIAPHIDAFFEAVGIELLVGYGLTETSPVVSCRRPWRNIRGSSGLPMPQTEFRIVDPDNGQPLAFRQRGRVMVRGPQVMAGYLGKPEASAKVLDAEGWFDTGDLGMLLPDGSVALTGRAKDTIVLSSGENIEPGPLEEALVASPLIEQVTLVGQDERQLGALLVPRAEAIVAWAAEAGISVAPDLGGQPGDPALLRLLMRECNSLLKQRSGSRGDERLAGVVFVDPFSIENGLLTQTLKQRRDRITSRDQHLIDALYGR from the coding sequence ATGACGGCCAGCTGGAGCCCGACAGCCCGCGAAACGGACGCCCTTCAGCGTCATGCCCATGTTCAGAGGTTGTCGAGGGTGGATGCGGTTTGGCCCTGGCTCGCTGACCGCCATGGGGCGATTGCCGCCGTGGATGCGCCCCATGCGGCGCATCCCGAACGCTTCAATTTCGGTGAACTGTCGGAGCGCATAGCCACCGCAGCCGCTGCGTTTCGGCGCCATGGTGTGACGGAAGGGGATGTGGTGGCGCTCTTTGCCGAGAACAGCCCCCGTTGGCTGGTGGCCGATCAGGGCCTGATGCGGGCCGGTGCCGCAGATGCCGTGCGCGGAGCGTCGGCCCCCGTCGAGGAGCTGCGTTACATCCTCATGGATTGCCAGGCGACGGCCCTGGTGGTTCAGAACGCTGAGGTTTGGCGTCGTCTGGCCCTTTCCCCAGGGCAAGAGACGCAGCTGCGTTTTGTGCTGCAGCTGGAGGGTGAGCCGGCTGAGGGCACCACCGGCTGGGAGGCATTTCTGGCGTCGGGTGCCGGCTCTGATCCCGTCCGCCCGGCTGGGGGCAGGGAGGCGGTGGCCACTGTTCTTTACACCTCAGGTACCACAGGTCAGCCCAAGGGTGTGCCGTTGACCCACGCCAACCTGCTGCATCAGATGAGCTCGCTGGCCTGTGTGGCCTATCCCGAGCCGGGTGCTCCGGTGCTGAGTGTGCTGCCCATCTGGCATGCCTACGAACGCAGTGCCAGCTACTACTTCCTCTCCTGTGCCTGCACGCAGACCTACACCACCATCAAGCAGCTGAAGAAGGATCTGCCGCGGGTCCGGCCGATCGCGATGGCCACCGTGCCGCGGCTGTGGGAGGCGGTTCAGGCCGGCTTTGAGGATGTGCTCAAGACCTTCCCCCCGTCTCGGCAGCGCCTGCTGCGGGCAGCGTTGGCCAACAGTGCTGCCCAGCGCAAGGCCGTGCGAACGGCGCGCAACCTTCTGCTGGAACCGGTCTCATCAGGAGGCCGGCTGCGTGCCTTCGGCTCCGCTGCCCTGCGCTGGCCTCTGCATGCCCTGGCGTCGACCTTGATCTGGCCGAAGCTGCGGCGCCAGCTCAGCGGCGGCCAGCTCGCCTATCCCATCAGCGGTGGTGGTGCCATCGCGCCCCACATCGATGCCTTTTTTGAAGCCGTGGGGATTGAACTGCTGGTGGGCTATGGCCTCACCGAAACCAGCCCTGTGGTGAGCTGTCGGAGGCCCTGGCGCAACATTCGCGGCAGTTCCGGGCTGCCCATGCCCCAGACCGAATTCCGGATCGTCGATCCCGACAACGGCCAGCCCCTGGCCTTCCGGCAACGGGGGCGGGTGATGGTGCGGGGGCCCCAGGTGATGGCGGGCTATCTCGGCAAACCTGAGGCCAGCGCCAAGGTTCTCGATGCCGAGGGGTGGTTTGACACCGGTGATCTCGGGATGCTCCTGCCGGACGGGTCCGTGGCCCTCACCGGCCGTGCCAAAGACACGATTGTGTTGAGCAGTGGCGAGAACATCGAGCCCGGCCCCCTGGAAGAAGCCCTGGTGGCCAGCCCCCTGATCGAGCAGGTGACGCTGGTGGGTCAGGACGAACGCCAGCTCGGTGCTTTGCTTGTTCCCCGTGCCGAGGCGATCGTGGCCTGGGCGGCTGAAGCCGGCATCAGCGTGGCTCCAGATCTGGGTGGGCAACCCGGTGATCCCGCCCTGCTCCGCCTGTTGATGCGCGAATGCAACAGCTTGCTCAAGCAGCGGTCGGGTTCCCGTGGTGATGAGCGGCTGGCCGGCGTGGTGTTCGTGGATCCCTTCAGCATCGAGAACGGACTTCTGACCCAGACGCTGAAGCAACGCCGTGATCGCATCACCAGCCGTGACCAGCACTTGATTGATGCCCTCTACGGACGTTGA
- a CDS encoding YlqD family protein has product MSDGTSLTIKRPITVRAVVTPTWKEEAERELSNGIATADQQLAQLEQEGQDVVDQVRRQSANPLDPRVQDQVAQIQQQVAAKRAELEEQKRNLLQQQAQVRELEMDQIVEQGQLESSCELKVGDNLVQKMQVAIVVKDGVVQSIEAA; this is encoded by the coding sequence ATGTCCGACGGCACCTCCCTGACGATCAAGCGTCCGATTACCGTTCGCGCCGTCGTGACGCCCACTTGGAAAGAGGAAGCAGAGCGAGAGCTCAGCAATGGCATTGCCACCGCTGACCAACAGCTGGCTCAGCTCGAGCAGGAAGGCCAGGACGTGGTGGACCAGGTGCGGCGTCAGAGCGCCAATCCTCTTGATCCCCGGGTGCAGGATCAGGTAGCGCAAATTCAGCAACAGGTGGCGGCCAAACGTGCCGAGCTGGAGGAGCAGAAGCGCAATCTGCTCCAGCAGCAAGCTCAGGTGCGTGAGCTGGAGATGGACCAGATCGTTGAGCAGGGGCAGCTGGAGAGCAGCTGTGAGCTAAAGGTTGGCGACAACCTGGTGCAGAAGATGCAGGTTGCCATCGTTGTCAAAGATGGTGTTGTCCAGTCGATTGAGGCAGCCTGA